A region from the Streptomyces sp. 3214.6 genome encodes:
- a CDS encoding LLM class F420-dependent oxidoreductase, with protein sequence MTDRESPTPSLAVSLGYWQDRPPAEALLTAQLADELGYDRLWIGEMATYDAFALATRIADRAGRLHLTVGPLAVAVRDPMLIARGVASVADLSGRGVDVALGTSSPLVVGEWHGRSRERSTVRLRETAQALRSLLDGEKTRFNGETVTTNDYRLRLAPPDSAIAIAAFGRSAVRTAARYAQRMVLNLITPRSAAALVDQMREDATEAGRTPPAVTAWVIGAVDADPSAVDQLRRGVVGYLAAPGYAEMFTEAGFGDLVAFARSRPHPKELLAAVPEELVSAVGLVGDEATVRDRLAEYAAAGVDEIAVVPASVDADRGGRRTLALLREIAGRKEAG encoded by the coding sequence ATGACAGACCGGGAATCCCCCACCCCCTCACTGGCCGTCTCGCTCGGTTACTGGCAGGACCGCCCCCCGGCCGAGGCCCTGCTGACCGCACAGCTCGCGGACGAGCTGGGCTACGACCGCCTGTGGATCGGGGAGATGGCGACCTACGACGCCTTCGCCCTCGCCACCCGGATCGCCGACCGCGCGGGCCGCCTGCACCTGACGGTGGGCCCCCTCGCGGTCGCGGTGCGGGATCCGATGCTCATCGCCCGCGGTGTCGCCTCGGTGGCCGACCTGTCCGGCCGGGGCGTGGACGTCGCGCTCGGCACGTCCAGCCCGTTGGTCGTGGGCGAGTGGCACGGGCGCAGCCGCGAACGCTCGACCGTCCGGCTGCGGGAGACCGCCCAGGCGCTCAGGTCGCTCCTCGACGGCGAGAAGACGAGGTTCAACGGCGAGACGGTCACCACCAACGACTACCGGCTGCGACTCGCCCCGCCGGACTCCGCCATCGCGATCGCCGCCTTCGGCCGCAGCGCCGTCCGCACCGCCGCGCGGTACGCCCAACGCATGGTCCTCAACCTCATCACGCCCCGCTCGGCCGCCGCTCTCGTCGACCAGATGCGCGAGGACGCCACCGAGGCGGGACGCACCCCGCCCGCCGTGACCGCGTGGGTGATCGGCGCGGTGGACGCGGACCCCTCGGCCGTCGACCAGCTGCGCCGGGGCGTCGTGGGCTACCTCGCGGCACCGGGATACGCCGAGATGTTCACGGAGGCCGGCTTCGGAGACCTGGTCGCCTTCGCCCGCAGCCGCCCGCATCCCAAGGAGCTGCTCGCGGCGGTCCCCGAAGAGCTCGTGAGTGCGGTGGGACTGGTGGGCGACGAGGCGACCGTCCGCGACCGGCTCGCCGAGTACGCGGCGGCCGGTGTTGACGAGATCGCCGTGGTGCCCGCCAGTGTGGACGCCGATCGCGGAGGGCGGCGCACTCTCGCCCTGCTGAGAGAGATCGCGGGCCGGAAAGAAGCCGGCTGA
- a CDS encoding MFS transporter: MGGDPILIAQFFVFSITFGLLTTWLPQYLVLSGFQISNALVFSTVTNGGLVIGGIMGGLLQDRVGAKPVVIGYSLLGSAGLLLLGFALHTTAVIYVVSFVLGFSSMLFIMNGLVVNSYPVQARSTMVGLAFAVGRVGSIVATSLGGRLAAAELGPRWNFWVWILPMLVPAFVLAFVRPARPEHQTAVPATRAVAGGRTG; this comes from the coding sequence AGTTCTTCGTCTTCAGCATCACGTTCGGGTTGTTGACCACGTGGCTTCCGCAGTACCTGGTCCTCAGCGGCTTCCAGATCAGCAATGCGCTCGTGTTCAGCACGGTCACCAATGGCGGCCTGGTGATCGGCGGCATCATGGGCGGCCTGCTACAGGACCGCGTGGGCGCCAAACCCGTTGTCATCGGGTACAGCCTGCTCGGCTCGGCCGGGCTGCTCCTGCTGGGCTTCGCCCTCCACACAACGGCGGTGATCTACGTGGTCTCCTTCGTCCTCGGATTCTCCAGCATGCTCTTCATCATGAACGGGTTGGTGGTGAACAGCTATCCGGTGCAGGCGCGGAGCACTATGGTCGGGCTGGCGTTCGCCGTCGGACGCGTGGGCTCGATCGTCGCGACGTCTCTCGGTGGCCGGCTCGCCGCGGCAGAGCTCGGGCCGCGCTGGAACTTCTGGGTGTGGATTCTGCCGATGCTCGTCCCGGCGTTCGTCCTCGCGTTCGTCCGGCCCGCCAGGCCCGAGCATCAGACGGCTGTGCCGGCGACCCGCGCCGTGGCCGGCGGGCGGACGGGCTGA
- a CDS encoding carotenoid oxygenase family protein, giving the protein MTQTPLGADAPIALAKPVGDPDNPYTLGVFAPVDRELTLEDLEVVGEIPADLNGVYLRNGPNRRFQAAGRYHMFDGDGMIHAVHFENGKVRYRNRWVRTEAFRDESEAGRALWTGLMENPRNNPWGNHHGLGIKDSANTDVIFHRGQVLATWYLCGSPYGVDPLSLETLGAQDFMGTLVGDMMAHPKADESTGELLWFDYGPDMSAMRYGIIGADGLQTHLTEIELPGPRLPHDMAITAHYTVLMDLPLVQDQEARKNGKYRIFYDRELVSRFAVVPRYGDNSAVRWFEAEPCYIYHVVNSWEEGEEIVMDVCRVKNPQHQTTFANPLSNMLAYMRLDAQLYRYRFDLATGRTREEQLDDDNIEFPSVDSRIMGQPHRYSYNMHLANMPTLLFDGLVRFDSLTGTKQEYFFGDGRYGSEAPFAPRDNSTGETDGYLISFVNDETTGRAEVVVLDAEDITAGPVARVLLPQRVPSGFHACWVRADQLRTAAPEGAR; this is encoded by the coding sequence ATGACCCAGACACCCCTAGGAGCGGACGCGCCGATCGCGCTGGCCAAGCCGGTCGGCGACCCGGACAACCCCTACACCCTGGGGGTGTTCGCGCCGGTCGACCGGGAACTGACCCTGGAGGACCTGGAAGTCGTCGGCGAGATACCGGCCGACCTCAACGGTGTCTACCTGCGCAACGGCCCGAACCGCCGTTTCCAGGCCGCCGGCCGCTACCACATGTTCGACGGCGACGGCATGATCCACGCCGTCCACTTCGAGAACGGCAAGGTCCGCTACCGCAACCGCTGGGTGCGCACCGAGGCGTTCCGCGACGAGTCCGAGGCCGGCCGGGCCCTGTGGACCGGCCTCATGGAGAACCCCCGGAACAACCCCTGGGGCAACCACCACGGCCTTGGCATCAAGGACTCGGCCAACACCGACGTGATCTTCCACCGGGGGCAGGTACTGGCCACCTGGTACCTGTGCGGCTCCCCCTACGGCGTGGACCCGCTGTCCCTGGAGACCCTCGGGGCGCAGGACTTCATGGGCACCCTGGTCGGCGACATGATGGCCCACCCCAAGGCCGACGAGAGCACCGGGGAACTGCTCTGGTTCGACTACGGCCCGGACATGTCGGCGATGCGGTACGGCATCATCGGCGCCGACGGCCTGCAGACCCACCTCACCGAGATCGAACTCCCCGGCCCCCGTCTGCCGCACGACATGGCCATCACGGCCCACTACACGGTCCTGATGGACCTGCCCCTGGTCCAGGACCAGGAGGCCCGCAAGAACGGCAAGTACCGGATCTTCTACGACCGTGAACTGGTCTCCCGTTTCGCCGTCGTCCCCCGCTACGGCGACAACTCGGCCGTCCGCTGGTTCGAGGCGGAGCCCTGCTACATCTACCACGTCGTCAACTCGTGGGAGGAGGGCGAGGAGATCGTCATGGACGTCTGCCGGGTCAAGAACCCGCAGCACCAGACCACCTTCGCCAACCCCCTGTCCAACATGCTCGCCTACATGCGTCTCGACGCCCAGCTGTACCGGTACCGCTTCGACCTCGCCACCGGCCGGACCCGCGAGGAACAACTCGACGACGACAACATCGAGTTCCCCAGCGTCGACTCGCGCATCATGGGACAGCCGCACCGGTACTCGTACAACATGCACCTGGCCAACATGCCCACGCTGCTCTTCGACGGTCTGGTGCGGTTCGACTCCCTGACCGGCACCAAGCAGGAGTACTTCTTCGGAGACGGACGCTATGGTTCCGAGGCGCCCTTCGCGCCGCGCGACAACTCGACCGGCGAAACCGACGGGTATCTGATCAGCTTCGTCAACGACGAGACGACGGGCCGGGCCGAGGTCGTCGTCCTGGACGCCGAGGACATCACCGCGGGTCCCGTCGCCCGGGTGCTGCTCCCGCAGCGGGTCCCGTCCGGCTTCCACGCCTGCTGGGTACGGGCCGACCAGCTGCGCACCGCGGCACCGGAGGGGGCCCGATGA
- a CDS encoding acetyl-CoA C-acyltransferase, which translates to MNDVYLFDAVRTGRGRSKPGGALAHRTPLELLDTVLTGLTERNGLPADAVDDLVLGVATQTGAQGGNLARTAAILAGWTRTPGMTVNRFCASGIDAINTAAAHTLAGTAGLIVAGGVESVSRTPMYADHAPLFEDPDVVERAGSVAMGIAADLIATLEGFDRTELDAYGARSQQRASAAWQAGRFAADVRAVIGPDGEPFAADEAVRAGTTAEALAQLPPAFAKLGANGQDDLVRRHHPEVGEVRHLHTVGTSPTLVDAAAVTLIGTAEAGRAHGLRPRARVVSVASAAVDPVVMLTGGQTAVEHALGRAGLRPEDIAVFEIAEAFAATCLKFQRDLKIDDARLNPNGGTLAMGHAFAATGPILAANCLGELERRGERFGVIAVSGAAGLGSATVLERIA; encoded by the coding sequence ATGAACGACGTCTACCTCTTCGACGCGGTCCGGACCGGCCGCGGCAGGTCCAAGCCGGGCGGGGCACTCGCGCACCGCACTCCCCTGGAGCTCCTGGACACCGTCCTGACCGGCCTCACCGAACGCAACGGCCTGCCCGCCGACGCCGTCGACGACCTCGTCCTCGGTGTCGCCACCCAGACCGGGGCGCAGGGCGGCAACCTGGCGCGGACCGCGGCGATCCTGGCGGGCTGGACCCGCACACCCGGCATGACGGTCAACCGCTTCTGTGCCTCCGGCATCGACGCGATCAACACCGCCGCCGCCCACACCCTGGCCGGAACGGCGGGACTGATCGTGGCGGGCGGGGTGGAATCGGTGTCCCGCACTCCCATGTACGCCGACCACGCCCCGCTCTTCGAGGACCCCGACGTCGTCGAGCGGGCCGGCTCGGTGGCGATGGGCATCGCCGCCGACCTCATCGCCACGCTGGAGGGCTTCGACCGTACGGAACTCGACGCGTACGGAGCGCGTAGCCAGCAGCGTGCCTCCGCGGCCTGGCAGGCGGGCCGGTTCGCCGCCGACGTGCGGGCGGTGATCGGCCCGGACGGCGAGCCGTTCGCCGCGGACGAGGCCGTCCGGGCGGGCACGACCGCCGAGGCGCTGGCACAGCTGCCGCCGGCCTTCGCCAAGCTCGGCGCGAACGGCCAGGACGACCTCGTACGGCGCCACCACCCCGAGGTCGGCGAGGTCCGGCATCTGCACACGGTCGGCACCTCGCCGACCCTGGTGGACGCGGCGGCAGTCACCCTGATCGGCACGGCCGAGGCGGGCCGGGCACACGGTCTGCGGCCGCGCGCCCGTGTCGTGTCCGTGGCCAGTGCCGCGGTGGACCCGGTGGTGATGCTGACGGGCGGCCAGACAGCGGTGGAACACGCCCTGGGGCGGGCCGGACTGCGGCCGGAGGACATCGCGGTCTTCGAGATCGCCGAGGCCTTCGCCGCGACCTGCCTGAAGTTCCAGCGCGACCTGAAGATCGACGACGCCAGGCTCAACCCCAACGGAGGCACTCTGGCCATGGGCCACGCCTTCGCCGCCACCGGCCCGATCCTCGCCGCCAACTGCCTCGGCGAACTGGAACGCCGCGGTGAACGCTTCGGGGTGATCGCCGTGAGCGGCGCCGCCGGGCTCGGCAGCGCGACCGTCCTGGAGCGGATCGCATGA